The Thermoleophilum album genome contains a region encoding:
- the rpmH gene encoding 50S ribosomal protein L34 encodes MKRTYQPKKRRRARTHGFLKRSMTRQGRAVLKRRRRKGRRRLAG; translated from the coding sequence ATGAAGCGCACCTATCAGCCGAAAAAACGCCGTCGTGCCCGCACCCACGGCTTTCTTAAGCGCTCGATGACGAGGCAAGGACGAGCGGTCCTGAAGCGCAGACGACGCAAAGGGAGGCGCCGGCTCGCCGGCTGA
- the rnpA gene encoding ribonuclease P protein component, translated as MGAQGRRRGRLKRSGDFERAYRKGRSASGRFIVLHVFEREDREGGPRLGLAVGRKVGGAVQRNRAKRIMRAAFGELEETLPRGLDLVITARRELGERIDSLKVSDLVEELQALIERLGLEGSQRSVGEPPGASARSGESLGNNQ; from the coding sequence ATGGGCGCGCAAGGGCGCCGTAGGGGACGTCTAAAACGCAGCGGCGATTTTGAGCGGGCCTATCGTAAGGGCCGCTCCGCGTCTGGACGTTTCATCGTGCTTCACGTGTTTGAGCGCGAGGATCGGGAAGGAGGGCCGCGTCTGGGCTTGGCTGTCGGGAGGAAGGTCGGCGGGGCCGTACAGCGCAACCGCGCCAAACGCATTATGCGCGCTGCCTTCGGGGAGTTGGAGGAAACGCTGCCGCGCGGCCTCGACCTGGTTATCACGGCGCGGCGCGAACTCGGGGAGCGCATCGATTCACTAAAGGTGAGCGACCTCGTTGAGGAGCTACAGGCGCTTATCGAGCGCTTGGGTCTCGAGGGGTCGCAGCGATCGGTTGGCGAGCCACCAGGAGCCTCCGCGCGCAGCGGGGAATCGCTTGGAAACAACCAGTGA
- the dnaN gene encoding DNA polymerase III subunit beta — translation MKLELAKTDLVNATAIVGRAVSSRPSLQVLAGIRLTTRNESLELAATDMELSLAAQVDASIAEQGEVVVPGRIFVDVVRNLPSDRVTLESSSDSSISLRSGNAHFTLRCLPTADFPAFVDDLPTDKLVDLPFSSLSDAIARVARAASRDETRPHLTGVLLQSSSSRLRLVATDSYRLAVIEVPVPSEGIDANIPARSLQELARIGGQLEESHLRLAVDEQRVIFLLGRVRMVSRLVEGRFPSYEQLLPDTWEHELSLDRDELLDVVRRVALLAQRHSPLRLRFRPGELEVSAETPEVGEASERLPISYSADEFEIGFNPDFLRDGLETALSQTIRLKLLTPLRPALIESESQDANQKMLYLVMPIRLNT, via the coding sequence GTGAAGCTCGAACTCGCTAAGACTGATCTCGTGAACGCGACCGCAATTGTCGGTCGCGCTGTTTCCTCGCGTCCGTCTCTGCAAGTGCTTGCGGGGATCCGCCTGACGACTCGCAACGAGTCCCTCGAGCTGGCGGCCACCGACATGGAGCTATCGCTCGCCGCGCAGGTCGACGCGAGCATCGCCGAGCAAGGCGAAGTTGTTGTACCGGGCCGCATCTTCGTCGACGTTGTTCGCAACCTGCCATCCGATCGCGTCACGCTCGAGTCGTCCAGCGACAGCTCGATTTCCCTGCGCTCCGGCAACGCGCACTTCACCCTGCGTTGCCTTCCTACCGCCGACTTCCCCGCGTTCGTCGACGACCTACCCACCGACAAGCTCGTGGACCTGCCCTTCTCCTCCCTCTCTGATGCGATCGCCCGCGTTGCACGCGCGGCTTCGCGCGACGAAACACGCCCGCATCTCACCGGCGTACTACTTCAAAGTTCCTCCAGTCGCCTGCGTCTCGTCGCAACCGACTCTTACCGACTCGCCGTCATCGAAGTGCCGGTCCCTAGCGAAGGCATCGACGCCAACATTCCCGCACGCTCACTCCAGGAGTTGGCACGCATCGGAGGACAACTCGAAGAGTCGCATCTCCGGCTTGCCGTCGACGAGCAAAGAGTAATCTTCCTGCTGGGCCGTGTGCGGATGGTCTCACGCCTTGTCGAGGGACGCTTCCCGAGTTACGAACAGCTACTACCCGACACTTGGGAGCACGAACTATCTCTCGACCGCGACGAGCTCCTCGATGTCGTGAGACGCGTCGCTCTTCTAGCTCAACGCCACTCACCACTGCGGTTGCGCTTCCGCCCAGGAGAGCTCGAGGTCAGCGCAGAGACACCGGAGGTGGGTGAAGCGAGCGAGAGACTCCCCATTTCCTACTCCGCCGATGAGTTCGAGATCGGCTTCAACCCCGACTTCCTTCGTGACGGACTCGAGACCGCTCTGTCGCAGACTATTCGCCTCAAACTCCTTACACCCTTACGACCCGCACTTATCGAATCAGAGTCGCAAGACGCCAACCAGAAAATGCTCTACCTGGTGATGCCTATTCGCTTGAACACGTGA
- a CDS encoding DnaA ATPase domain-containing protein, giving the protein MSTRPQAPAASLTERFHSALRSQAPAVTYKLWLSDLSLSADSSGCLRVVVPAGRRQWLAERYGDLVLRAARAVIGAHARVTYEAREQVPEPGPRRSHSDRGAETSLTGSSPLDPQFRFDTYVVHDGNRLAHAAALTIAEHRTPPFPVVLIHGRRGTGKSHLVQASAALYRSAATPSRVAYFTAQDFTSAFVRAVRARAVTDLRETLGRIELLVVDDLDLLLSRTQTAEVLGEVILHLRTRGSKVLLVASKQADRLTTSAPTLARELDAALPLEVTDPPKDAAPTLAHRACQATGVVLPDPVIQRICDLSPPNPLALHSAVVQVSTYASLRGEPPSTELVDHLLTRTNPPQLPRPDADLVLAAVTDCFSIPLDAIRGRTRTTQVTRARAAAALLLRELARATLPEIGRLLGGRSHSTVVGMIRSAKDLEQRDRRFSDLLALTRSRAQLHPTTETNRSRQPDHSYTHTTTYPPPPQPPADTHPTDRPTGPDTSHSSPHPL; this is encoded by the coding sequence ATGAGCACGCGCCCGCAAGCACCCGCAGCGAGCCTTACCGAGCGCTTCCACTCGGCGCTCCGGTCGCAAGCGCCAGCGGTCACCTACAAGCTTTGGCTCTCCGACCTCTCGCTCTCAGCCGACAGCAGTGGTTGCCTGCGTGTGGTCGTCCCCGCTGGCCGTCGCCAGTGGCTGGCCGAACGCTACGGCGACCTTGTGTTGCGCGCTGCGCGCGCGGTGATCGGCGCCCATGCGCGCGTCACGTACGAGGCTCGCGAGCAGGTTCCCGAGCCTGGCCCGCGACGCTCCCACTCAGATCGCGGCGCCGAAACCTCGCTCACTGGCTCCTCTCCGCTCGACCCGCAGTTCCGTTTCGACACCTACGTGGTCCACGACGGCAACCGACTGGCGCACGCCGCTGCCTTGACGATTGCCGAGCACCGCACACCTCCTTTCCCCGTGGTACTGATTCACGGCAGGCGGGGAACTGGCAAGTCGCACCTTGTCCAGGCGAGTGCCGCCCTCTACCGCTCGGCTGCAACCCCCTCTCGCGTTGCCTACTTCACAGCGCAGGACTTCACGAGCGCGTTCGTGCGGGCGGTGCGGGCGCGTGCCGTAACCGACCTTCGTGAGACGCTCGGTCGCATCGAGCTGCTAGTAGTCGATGACCTCGACCTCCTACTGAGCCGCACTCAGACCGCGGAAGTACTCGGGGAAGTAATCCTCCATCTGCGCACCCGCGGCAGCAAAGTCCTACTGGTGGCCAGCAAGCAAGCTGACCGCCTCACAACCAGCGCTCCCACCCTGGCGCGCGAACTTGACGCGGCACTACCGCTCGAAGTGACAGACCCACCCAAGGACGCAGCCCCCACGCTCGCACACCGCGCATGCCAGGCGACAGGCGTCGTTCTGCCCGACCCCGTCATACAGCGCATCTGCGACCTCTCACCCCCGAATCCCCTCGCCCTTCACTCCGCCGTCGTTCAGGTATCAACGTACGCGTCTTTACGCGGCGAGCCCCCGTCGACCGAACTCGTCGACCACTTGCTGACACGAACCAACCCACCACAGCTACCGCGCCCCGACGCCGACCTTGTGCTAGCAGCGGTCACTGATTGCTTCTCGATACCCCTCGACGCGATCCGCGGCCGCACCCGCACCACGCAGGTCACCCGCGCCCGCGCCGCCGCAGCCCTCCTGCTTCGCGAGCTAGCCCGCGCAACTCTTCCGGAGATCGGGCGCCTCCTCGGCGGTCGCAGTCACAGCACGGTGGTCGGAATGATCCGCTCTGCCAAAGACCTCGAGCAACGTGACCGCCGGTTCTCCGACCTCCTCGCGCTGACCCGCTCGCGGGCGCAGCTTCATCCGACAACCGAAACCAACCGCTCCCGACAGCCCGACCACTCCTATACCCACACCACCACCTACCCCCCGCCACCCCAACCGCCAGCCGACACCCACCCGACAGACCGCCCGACAGGCCCGGACACCTCCCACTCCTCCCCTCACCCCCTATAG
- the recF gene encoding DNA replication/repair protein RecF (All proteins in this family for which functions are known are DNA-binding proteins that assist the filamentation of RecA onto DNA for the initiation of recombination or recombinational repair.), with amino-acid sequence MHLESITLQSIRCFAYVRLNIDHRVTILTGANGVGKTTLLEGAYATLSGHYLRPGGLSALMARGSQISTAHSEMFDEKGRARHFRLVLTPTSSQIFIDNEPAPKRSLVTLRSPLCVFTPQRVELIRGQPGVRRLHFDRLAALLIPRVDAVIRSYREAVAQRTACLAAHHPGALDAWEEQLARLGAELVAARLQVLESLAPLLTEEAEQLGLATCQLRYGAPDCELDAEGISRALVASRMRDARLRTTTVGPHRHDVILTIARQPAKTFASQGEQRTLVLALILAEARLIAAWRGSEPLLLLDDPLGELEERRRRLLIARAGALGQTLITSTDTYFCPSLTDTTDTCLVDVSALRQGARPPKHLSPPAPSTHVNPSHHAATTTSLIARDPQ; translated from the coding sequence TTGCACCTAGAGTCGATAACACTCCAAAGTATTCGTTGTTTTGCTTACGTGCGGCTGAACATCGATCATAGAGTAACCATTCTAACTGGCGCGAATGGTGTTGGCAAAACAACCCTTCTCGAGGGTGCTTACGCAACGCTCTCAGGTCACTACCTAAGGCCGGGCGGTCTCAGTGCGCTAATGGCTCGTGGCTCGCAGATATCAACCGCGCACAGTGAGATGTTCGATGAGAAGGGTAGAGCCCGTCACTTTCGGCTTGTCTTGACACCGACTAGCTCCCAGATCTTTATCGACAATGAGCCCGCACCGAAACGCTCATTGGTCACCCTCCGATCACCCTTATGCGTCTTTACTCCACAACGGGTGGAGCTCATACGCGGCCAACCAGGCGTCCGAAGACTGCACTTTGATCGACTCGCCGCACTCCTAATCCCCCGCGTTGATGCCGTCATTCGCTCCTACCGGGAGGCTGTCGCGCAGCGGACTGCATGCCTCGCAGCCCATCATCCGGGCGCTCTTGATGCCTGGGAGGAACAGCTGGCGCGCCTAGGGGCTGAACTGGTCGCCGCCCGGCTCCAGGTGCTCGAGTCCCTCGCCCCGCTTCTTACGGAAGAAGCAGAGCAGCTAGGACTGGCGACCTGCCAGCTTCGCTACGGAGCTCCCGATTGCGAGCTAGACGCCGAGGGAATAAGCCGCGCGCTCGTCGCGAGCCGCATGCGCGATGCGCGACTACGCACAACCACAGTCGGACCCCACCGCCACGACGTGATTCTAACGATCGCTCGTCAGCCAGCTAAGACCTTTGCTTCCCAAGGTGAACAGCGGACCCTCGTGTTAGCACTCATCCTTGCTGAGGCACGCCTGATTGCTGCCTGGCGTGGTAGCGAACCACTGCTCCTACTCGACGATCCCCTAGGAGAGCTTGAGGAACGCCGCCGCCGGCTGCTCATAGCGCGAGCCGGGGCTCTAGGTCAAACCCTCATCACTTCCACCGACACCTATTTTTGCCCATCCCTCACAGACACAACGGATACCTGCCTTGTGGACGTCTCAGCCCTCAGGCAGGGTGCGCGTCCCCCTAAACATCTAAGCCCGCCAGCCCCCAGCACGCACGTCAACCCGAGCCACCATGCGGCGACCACTACCTCGCTCATTGCGCGAGATCCTCAATAA
- the gyrB gene encoding DNA topoisomerase (ATP-hydrolyzing) subunit B, which produces MASKSANKTKSAASSYSAQDITVLEGLEAVRKRPGMYIGSTGIRGLHHLIYEVVDNSVDEALAGFCDEIEIVIHPDGAVTVTDNGRGIPVDIHEKEGRPAAEVVLTTLHAGGKFGDGGGYKVSGGLHGVGVSVVNALSEELELTVWRDGYEWRQRYERGKPTTPLERVAPSDRTGTRVHFRPDPEIFETTDYDREVLLQRFREMAFLTKGLTIRFRDERGEPFEATFRYDGGIVDFVRFLHSQGTREPLHPNIVHIQESGPDIEVELAMQWNDSYQESVLSFANNINTHEGGTHVSGFRSALTRTINAYARQKGELKDKDPNLQGEDVREGLTAVISVKLREPQFEGQTKTKLGNPHVEGFVQQAVNRQLAQFLEEHPQDATRIVRKAIQAARAREAARKARDLTRRKSALENTNLPGKLADCTVRDPELAELFVVEGDSAGGSAKQGRDRNTQAVLPLRGKIINVEKNRIDKVLSNQEIQALITAIGTGIREEFDLSKARYHKVIVMCDADVDGAHIRTLVLTFLFREMPELIEAGYVYLAKPPLYKMRIDGRDIYIEKESQLEEILLRDKLDRIAVRTADGRDIKFTQARWQRFVRLLKQHEGWSSSLRATHGHDSVQLVEETGLLDAGIAGEQEAIAHLKAGGEGEERPVSAELLAEESDELVVRVVERDTGLAETRRLSRAVFSDPEYRQLIKVHGELIGLAGTPPFRVSLGKREESARSFSELRRKVLDIAREGVPLQRFKGLGEMNPEQLFETTMDPARRTLQQVTVEDAAAADQIFSMLMGDRVEPRREFIEKHAREVKNLDV; this is translated from the coding sequence TTGGCTAGCAAATCTGCTAACAAAACAAAGAGCGCTGCGAGTAGCTACAGCGCTCAAGATATCACTGTCCTCGAAGGCCTCGAGGCCGTTCGCAAGCGGCCGGGCATGTATATCGGATCAACCGGTATACGCGGCCTTCACCATCTGATCTACGAAGTCGTCGACAATTCAGTTGACGAAGCCCTCGCCGGTTTTTGCGACGAGATCGAGATCGTTATCCACCCCGACGGCGCGGTTACCGTCACCGACAACGGCCGCGGAATTCCCGTCGATATCCATGAGAAGGAGGGACGCCCGGCCGCCGAGGTGGTCCTGACGACCCTCCACGCCGGCGGGAAGTTCGGTGACGGTGGTGGCTACAAAGTCTCGGGCGGACTCCACGGCGTCGGCGTTTCGGTTGTGAATGCCCTCTCCGAGGAGCTCGAGCTGACGGTATGGCGTGACGGCTACGAGTGGCGGCAACGCTACGAGCGCGGTAAGCCGACAACCCCCCTGGAACGCGTTGCTCCTTCCGACCGCACCGGCACGCGCGTCCACTTCCGTCCCGACCCCGAGATCTTCGAGACCACCGACTACGACCGCGAGGTTCTCCTCCAACGCTTCCGCGAGATGGCGTTTCTCACCAAGGGCCTGACCATCCGTTTTCGGGATGAGCGCGGTGAGCCCTTCGAAGCGACCTTCCGCTACGACGGCGGAATCGTCGACTTCGTTCGCTTTCTCCACTCGCAGGGAACCCGCGAACCACTCCATCCGAACATCGTCCATATCCAGGAAAGTGGCCCCGACATCGAAGTGGAACTTGCGATGCAGTGGAACGACTCCTACCAGGAGTCCGTTCTCTCTTTCGCCAACAACATCAACACGCACGAAGGCGGTACTCACGTTTCCGGCTTCCGCTCTGCGTTGACCCGTACGATCAACGCCTACGCCCGCCAAAAGGGCGAGCTCAAGGACAAAGACCCCAATCTTCAGGGCGAAGACGTCCGCGAGGGTCTCACCGCCGTTATCTCCGTGAAGCTTCGGGAGCCCCAGTTCGAAGGGCAAACCAAGACCAAGCTAGGCAACCCACACGTCGAAGGTTTCGTCCAACAAGCAGTCAACCGCCAGCTTGCCCAGTTTCTGGAAGAGCACCCCCAAGACGCAACCCGCATTGTTCGTAAAGCTATTCAGGCGGCCCGGGCGCGCGAGGCGGCCCGCAAGGCACGCGACCTCACGCGCCGCAAGAGCGCCCTCGAGAACACGAACCTGCCCGGCAAGCTCGCCGATTGTACGGTCCGCGACCCCGAGCTTGCGGAACTCTTTGTGGTCGAGGGCGATTCCGCTGGCGGCTCGGCGAAGCAGGGAAGGGATCGCAACACCCAAGCTGTCCTCCCGCTGCGCGGGAAGATCATCAACGTCGAGAAGAACCGCATCGACAAGGTTCTCTCGAACCAGGAGATCCAGGCACTAATCACGGCGATCGGCACCGGTATCCGCGAGGAGTTCGATCTCTCGAAAGCGCGCTACCACAAGGTGATCGTGATGTGCGATGCCGATGTCGATGGTGCGCACATCCGGACCTTGGTCCTGACGTTCTTGTTCCGAGAGATGCCGGAGTTGATCGAGGCTGGCTACGTGTATCTGGCGAAGCCGCCCTTGTACAAGATGCGGATCGACGGCCGCGACATTTACATCGAGAAGGAATCGCAACTCGAAGAGATTCTGTTGCGTGACAAACTCGATCGGATAGCGGTTCGGACGGCTGATGGTCGAGATATCAAATTCACGCAGGCGCGTTGGCAGCGCTTTGTTCGCCTACTCAAGCAACACGAGGGTTGGAGCAGCTCGTTGCGCGCCACACACGGTCACGACTCCGTGCAACTGGTGGAAGAAACCGGCCTGTTGGATGCTGGCATAGCGGGCGAGCAGGAGGCTATCGCCCACTTGAAAGCGGGTGGCGAGGGCGAGGAACGTCCGGTAAGCGCCGAGTTGCTGGCCGAGGAGTCCGACGAGCTGGTGGTGCGGGTAGTGGAGCGGGACACCGGGTTGGCGGAGACGCGCCGCCTGAGCCGCGCTGTCTTCAGCGATCCGGAGTATCGCCAGCTGATCAAGGTGCACGGGGAGTTGATAGGGCTGGCCGGCACGCCACCGTTCCGGGTGAGCCTCGGTAAGCGTGAGGAGTCAGCGCGCTCCTTTAGCGAGTTACGCCGCAAGGTGCTGGATATCGCTCGGGAAGGCGTTCCTTTGCAACGCTTCAAGGGCCTTGGAGAAATGAACCCGGAGCAGCTGTTCGAGACGACAATGGATCCTGCCCGTCGCACACTTCAGCAAGTGACGGTGGAGGATGCAGCAGCCGCCGACCAGATTTTCTCGATGCTGATGGGCGATCGGGTTGAGCCGCGGCGCGAGTTCATCGAGAAGCATGCACGCGAGGTCAAGAACCTTGATGTCTGA
- the gyrA gene encoding DNA gyrase subunit A: MSVEQLTGGNIEPRGIEEEMRSSYLDYAMSVIVGRALPDVRDGLKPVHRRVLFAMHESGLQPNRPYRKCARVVGDVMGNFHPHGDAAIYDALVRLGQDFAMRYPLVDGQGNFGSIDNDPPAAMRYTEARLARLATEMLRDIDADTVDFGPNYDESRLEPLVLPSRFPNLLVNGASGIAVGMATNIPPHNLGEAIDAVVAFIDDPQIDVDGLMRHLQGPDFPTGGIIVGREGIREAYRTGRGRLTVRARAHVEPLRHGKQAIVVTEMPYQVAKGDGRNEGAGLIKKIAEQVENGRIKEISDLRDESDKSGVRLVIELKRDAVPKVVLNKLYKHTPMQTTFGVNMVALVDGVPRTLGLVQLIKNYVDHQREVVVRRTKHELRERERRLHILEGLLIAIGDIDAVIELIRSSRDPETARARLMERFELSQVQAQAILDLRLQRLTALEADKIRQEHADTVERIRELREILGDERRVMALIKEELLEIKQRYADERRTEITHAEGEIDIEDLIADQKMVVTITKSGYVKSIPLATYRKQKRGGVGVTGMETKEDDYVARLLVCSTHDYLLFFTNHGRVYRLKVYELPEGSRTSKGRALVNLLPLRPGEEVRAVLDTRNFDESRFLVFATRRGMIKKTEFAAYNTPIKADGIIAIRIREGDELVSVRGTSGEDTILMVSSTGHAVRFHEREVRPMGRDTSGVRGMNLARGGEVIAMDVAEPGTELLVVTENGFAKRTPVEEYPIKGRGTMGVKTINLTERKGKLAGALVVREHQEIVVVSQNGMVQRTAVRGISRQGRTATGVKLMNLRPGDRVSAVAVVEEDTQTAASDATPSLDENAGRRDDHQG, from the coding sequence TTGTCTGTAGAGCAGCTAACAGGTGGCAACATCGAGCCGCGCGGCATCGAGGAGGAAATGCGTTCCTCCTACCTCGATTACGCGATGAGCGTGATCGTGGGGCGAGCTCTTCCCGATGTACGCGACGGCCTTAAGCCTGTACACCGGCGCGTACTTTTCGCGATGCACGAGTCCGGGCTGCAGCCGAACCGGCCCTACCGTAAGTGCGCGCGCGTGGTCGGCGACGTGATGGGTAACTTCCACCCACACGGCGACGCCGCTATCTACGACGCCCTCGTCCGGCTGGGCCAGGACTTCGCGATGCGCTACCCGCTGGTCGACGGCCAGGGCAACTTTGGATCCATCGACAACGATCCGCCCGCGGCCATGCGTTACACCGAGGCCCGGCTTGCGCGGCTCGCGACCGAAATGTTGCGGGACATCGACGCCGACACGGTCGACTTCGGGCCGAACTACGACGAGTCGCGCCTCGAGCCACTTGTTCTCCCTTCGCGCTTTCCGAATCTGCTGGTCAACGGGGCCTCAGGGATCGCGGTCGGCATGGCCACCAACATCCCACCTCACAACCTCGGCGAAGCAATCGACGCAGTCGTCGCCTTCATCGACGATCCACAAATCGACGTCGATGGACTGATGCGGCACCTGCAAGGGCCCGATTTCCCGACTGGCGGAATCATCGTCGGTCGCGAGGGCATACGCGAGGCGTACCGGACCGGCCGTGGTCGGCTCACGGTGCGGGCCCGCGCCCATGTGGAGCCCCTGCGCCACGGCAAGCAGGCGATCGTCGTTACCGAGATGCCCTACCAGGTCGCCAAGGGTGACGGGCGCAATGAAGGTGCGGGCCTGATCAAAAAGATCGCCGAACAGGTCGAGAACGGTCGCATTAAGGAAATCTCCGACTTACGCGACGAGTCCGACAAGTCGGGCGTGCGACTCGTGATCGAGCTCAAGCGGGACGCCGTTCCGAAAGTCGTACTCAACAAGCTCTACAAGCACACGCCGATGCAGACTACGTTCGGCGTCAACATGGTGGCACTGGTCGACGGTGTGCCGCGCACCCTTGGCCTAGTACAACTGATCAAGAACTACGTCGACCACCAGCGAGAGGTCGTAGTTCGTCGGACCAAGCACGAGCTACGAGAGCGCGAGCGGCGGCTTCACATTCTTGAGGGTCTGCTGATCGCGATCGGCGATATCGATGCTGTGATCGAGTTAATCCGGTCGTCGCGCGATCCCGAGACTGCCAGAGCGCGCCTGATGGAGCGGTTCGAGCTGTCCCAGGTGCAGGCGCAAGCAATCCTCGATCTACGCCTCCAACGCCTTACGGCGCTCGAAGCAGACAAGATCCGACAAGAACACGCCGACACCGTCGAGCGGATCCGTGAGCTGCGCGAGATCCTCGGCGACGAGCGCCGGGTGATGGCGCTTATCAAAGAGGAGTTGTTGGAGATCAAGCAGCGCTACGCCGACGAACGGCGAACGGAGATCACTCACGCCGAGGGCGAGATCGACATCGAGGATTTGATCGCCGACCAGAAGATGGTCGTCACGATTACCAAGTCCGGCTATGTGAAGTCGATCCCCCTCGCCACCTACCGCAAACAGAAGCGCGGCGGAGTGGGGGTAACTGGCATGGAGACCAAGGAGGACGACTACGTCGCCCGCCTTTTGGTGTGCTCGACCCACGACTACCTGCTGTTCTTCACCAACCACGGGCGCGTCTACCGGCTCAAGGTCTACGAGCTGCCGGAGGGTTCACGTACGTCGAAGGGTCGGGCGCTTGTGAACCTGCTGCCGCTGCGCCCCGGCGAAGAGGTGCGGGCCGTCCTCGACACGCGCAACTTCGACGAGAGTCGCTTCCTGGTGTTCGCGACGCGCCGGGGCATGATCAAGAAGACCGAGTTCGCTGCCTACAACACGCCGATCAAAGCCGACGGCATCATCGCGATCCGAATCCGCGAGGGCGACGAGTTGGTGTCGGTGCGCGGGACGAGCGGAGAGGACACGATCCTGATGGTCTCGAGCACAGGGCACGCGGTGCGTTTCCACGAACGCGAGGTGCGACCGATGGGACGCGACACCAGCGGTGTGCGCGGCATGAACCTGGCCCGCGGCGGCGAGGTGATCGCGATGGACGTCGCCGAACCGGGGACCGAGCTCCTCGTCGTCACCGAAAACGGCTTCGCGAAACGGACGCCAGTCGAGGAGTACCCGATCAAGGGTCGCGGGACAATGGGCGTCAAGACCATCAACCTGACCGAACGCAAGGGCAAGTTGGCGGGAGCGCTGGTCGTTCGCGAACACCAAGAGATCGTCGTCGTATCGCAGAACGGAATGGTCCAGCGCACGGCCGTACGCGGCATATCGCGCCAGGGCCGCACGGCGACCGGCGTGAAGCTGATGAACCTCAGACCGGGTGACCGCGTGAGTGCGGTCGCGGTGGTCGAGGAGGACACCCAGACTGCTGCGAGCGACGCGACTCCTTCGCTCGACGAGAACGCAGGCCGTCGCGACGATCACCAGGGTTAA
- a CDS encoding DUF721 domain-containing protein, with amino-acid sequence MRRPLPRSLREILNNLDTLEAPNLLPPAILTAWREIVGSFVATHATPQRIDQRTLHIHCPDPIVRAELDLRRKELAEQLRARGFALTDLHLSGRS; translated from the coding sequence ATGCGGCGACCACTACCTCGCTCATTGCGCGAGATCCTCAATAACCTCGACACGCTCGAGGCACCTAATCTGCTACCGCCAGCCATCCTTACTGCCTGGCGGGAGATCGTCGGCAGTTTTGTTGCGACTCACGCCACACCACAGCGCATCGACCAGCGCACCCTCCACATCCACTGCCCCGACCCCATCGTTCGGGCCGAGCTAGACCTGCGTCGGAAAGAGCTCGCTGAACAACTGCGCGCCCGCGGCTTCGCGCTCACGGATCTCCACCTAAGCGGTCGCTCCTGA
- the yidD gene encoding membrane protein insertion efficiency factor YidD codes for MAAIRLYQRLLSPALAPRCKYYPTCSEYAVRALREHGLLRGSALAVWRLLRCNPWSLGGVDPVPPAKRGARGGQ; via the coding sequence GTGGCGGCGATTCGCCTCTACCAGCGCCTGTTGTCGCCCGCCCTGGCTCCGCGCTGCAAGTACTATCCGACGTGTTCCGAGTACGCCGTTCGGGCGCTGCGCGAACACGGACTGCTGAGAGGATCAGCACTAGCCGTGTGGCGGCTATTGCGCTGCAACCCGTGGAGTCTGGGCGGCGTCGATCCGGTCCCGCCGGCGAAGCGCGGTGCCCGTGGCGGGCAATAG
- a CDS encoding HNH endonuclease: MAVRPAPAGVTEVVDPEPHPSGAPSAVDQGGRREQAGGRVLVLNATYEPINVCTVRRATVLVLKERAEILEHGDGALHAERMVLPRPSVIRLRRFVHVPRATFARRITRRAIFARDGWTCQYCGERRGVLTVDHVVPRSKGGSSTWDNIVTCCATCNRRKGDRLPDQAGMVPMRKPRAPSPTIFVHVAVPRVPESWRQYLKDAA, translated from the coding sequence GTGGCTGTTCGTCCGGCACCGGCCGGGGTCACCGAGGTCGTCGACCCGGAACCTCACCCTAGCGGCGCGCCGTCCGCTGTGGACCAGGGCGGGCGGCGCGAGCAGGCTGGTGGCCGCGTGCTGGTCCTCAACGCGACGTACGAGCCGATCAACGTCTGCACGGTTCGGCGTGCGACGGTGCTGGTGTTGAAGGAGCGTGCTGAGATCCTCGAGCATGGCGACGGTGCGCTGCACGCCGAGCGCATGGTGCTGCCACGCCCGTCGGTGATCCGCCTGCGGCGTTTCGTGCATGTACCGCGAGCGACTTTTGCCCGGCGAATCACACGCCGGGCGATCTTCGCTCGCGACGGCTGGACCTGCCAGTACTGCGGCGAGCGTCGCGGGGTGCTGACGGTCGACCACGTGGTTCCGCGTTCGAAGGGCGGTAGCTCGACGTGGGACAACATCGTGACGTGTTGCGCGACCTGCAACCGGCGCAAGGGCGACCGCCTTCCTGACCAGGCCGGCATGGTCCCGATGCGCAAGCCGCGGGCTCCATCTCCGACGATCTTCGTGCACGTTGCCGTACCGCGCGTGCCAGAGAGCTGGCGTCAGTACTTGAAAGACGCGGCTTAA